One Nematostella vectensis chromosome 10, jaNemVect1.1, whole genome shotgun sequence genomic window carries:
- the LOC5510222 gene encoding uncharacterized protein LOC5510222 — protein MMKVVAAFAIYIAVVFSHPPGPKKPEISVSRVGPVMEDKRGLDGRRSLLKSKLDLFRRLEECAQPDIYGCVQWEQQGLCTNATYQAFMETKCGAACGLCTAPAPPPPSAETVDVSSCLGRHNTKRGLHQGLIPSYSMTWDSTLASAAETWALQLINDDVDNNVAMTTLNLVHSSPNGQYGENLYGSVSLVRVFDLYLKL, from the exons ATGATGAAAGTAGTCGCAGCTTTCGCGATCTATATCGCGGTCGTTTTCTCGCATCCACCGGGACCCAAGAAGCCAGAGATTTCTGTGTCTCGCGTGGGTCCGGTAATGGAAGACAAGAGAG GACTTGATGGAAGGAGAAGTTTGTTGAAGAGCAAACTGGACCTGTTCAGAAGATTAGAAG AATGCGCACAGCCTGATATATATGGGTGTGTTCAGTGGGAACAACAGGGCCTGTGCACTAATGCTACTTACCAGGCCTTTATGGAGACAAAATGTGGAGCCGCGTGCGGCCTTTGTACAG CTCCAGCCCCTCCACCACCGTCAGCGGAAACAG TCGATGTCAGCTCGTGTCTTGGCAGACATAACACCAAGCGAGGACTTCACCAGGGCTTGATCCCAAGCTACAGCATGACATGGGACTCCACACTGGCAAGCGCCGCAGAAACCTGGGCGCTACAACTCATAAACGATGACGTGGACAATAACGTTGCCATGACTACCTTAAATTTGGTGCACTCTAGCCCTAACGGCCAGTATGGTGAGAACCTGTATGGAAGTGTATCTTTGGTGAGAGTCTTTGACCTTTATCTAAAATTATAG